Below is a genomic region from Phragmites australis chromosome 20, lpPhrAust1.1, whole genome shotgun sequence.
atgagtctggtagtcggatggaatccgatgagctattcGCTTAATGATGGTATCgtcacacctagtaaataggattgctaagtACTTTTTGAGTCTTAGAATAGAGTGGTATAGATGCAGTAAACCCAAGTTAAGACTTTATTGCCTTAAGCttttatgtcatatttttccaaacttgttgagtactctatgtactcacgcttgccttctcttaacctcttgatgctgctcagaaTGTGTGAACTTCGAGGACATGTCGGTCGATGAAGCCGAGTTTTAGGCAAAGGAAGATCTTGACTTGAAGACTATGTTCTAGGCTGATACTCCCCCaaacaacgcctgtggatggatgtaGGACCCGCTACCGCTGAAAATTATTTTAGCGTTTTCTTTAAGACatacgggtccttttgtaatgaatctTATCGTCATGTAATGACattgttatgttatcacttatgaatGTTACCGTATgcatgaaacttgatcctgacatatatatgtaatatggTTTGTCCTTTTAGAACTGGGTGTGACACAAAGTTTGGAAACACATGTTTCATTAATCAGTCGTActagagtaaatttcataaagcTATATTAAGTTTATGAAAACAACACAACACTTTTTAAAACTAGTTTCACACAACTACATTTTTATTGATAGTTTTTATCGCAAAACTTCACTTTGTGAGTCAAGCTCATCAAACTACACTGATATTATCATGCCATATCACAAACAACGCCCCTAGCGCCCGGACGTCCGATCCGGGCCATAACTCCAGACGATTCCGCATCGTCGGATCAGACTACTTTAACCACCTCGTAGCCGCACGATTGAGAGCGAAAAATTCCCACCGCAACATGTTGATATGTTGCACACAACATCACGCGGACGTCCGATTCATTGTCCGGTCCAATTAATAGTCTGTTGCAATATCTAAAAATAGCGTTTGCAACATCTGAAGCCAACATTTAAAACATCAAAAAAATGCACCAAAATAGCTGGTTGTATGCATCCGATTCCAAGAGAAAAATTCCCACTGCAACATCCCGTTATGTTGCACATAACATTTCAAGCAAAAACCCATGTGGTGTAGAATTagatgcaacatacgaaaataactatagcaataaattttcataacgtttgaaacattaaatttgaacatataAAACATTAGAGATAttgaaaatataggaattaactcaagTGGATAATTTTTTCGAGTCCGAATCTTTATGCAAGAGATTCCGagatgcaacatacgaaaataactatgaTAACAAATTGTCATAACGTCTagaacattaaatttgaacatctaaaataTTTGTGTATATAGTCTGCAACACGGAAAAACATAAATTGGAAAATGTCCACCATAACATTGTATAATTTTTCACTTGTTGGACTGAATGTCCAATACATCAGGTGTAAGAAGAGTAGCATTATcgtatcacaaaactacatatttattATCGTTTCATATAGCAAAACTACGCTTTTAAGCCCTGAAAAATGTAGTTTTGCACTACAAGACATGAACTGACCAAAtaattgttgttgttttttttaaaaaaaaattgatttctaaaaatgtagttttgtgatacttATGTCAATAGAAATGCAATTTTGTGAAACTGGTTTTTAGAAGTGGATAGTTTTTCCTATCCTAAGTTTATTACTCATCATACTATACGATGTTAAAAAATTGGCGTATCCGTTAATTTTTCTGTATGGTTACTGTTTGTGCTGGGTACAGTTTGATTTATAATTTGATGCATGATAACTTGGTTTAGTTTGCAAATTAAATCCAAGGATTTGTAATGTGTAGAAGTAGAACTTGCAGCAAAAGAGGAGATGAATGGGATGGGGTGCTTAATTGGTAGACTAGCTAGTTGTTCCATACAGATGCGAATTCCGGCCCTTGATTGGGTGCAGGGAGGGAACCGACTTAATCACGAAACGAATCCGATCGGGAGAAACCCTAATTCGACTCGTAAAGTGCGCCGCGCCTACAATATTAACCGTAACTCTCGTCAAGAATTCCATCGTCCCGGACTCCTCCTTGCAAGCAGCGCCGCCATGGCATCGAGCGACAACGAGAACTAcaactccgccgccgccgccgacgacgacgacgggagCTGCCAAAGCACCAGCGACGACGACGGGAGCTACCAAAATGCCAGCGACGACGGCGGCTTGGGCTTCAGCGACGACGATTATTTTGAAGAAAGCAGCAGCGACGAAGATCCTGTGGATCACGAGAAGGGGCCGGCCGATGAAACGAACGAGGCCCGCCTGACGCGCCTCAAGGGCTACGCTCTTGAGGTCGAGGACGACGTGCGCAAGCGTCAGGAAGATGTCATGGCGAAGATCTCCGAGCTGCTGTTGGTCCCGCCGAGCATCGCGGCCGTCCTCCTGCGGCACTGCAAGTGGGACgccgagcagctggagatggAGTGGTTCTCCGACGAAAAGCGCATCCGCGACGCCGTTGGCCTGACGGTGGAAGGCAGCGTCCCCACGGTGCTCAACGACCGGCCGCTCACCTGTGGCATATGTTTCGATCCCTGTTCTCCCGGCGAGTTGAGGTCTGCGGGGTGCTCCCACTACTACTGCCACGAGTGCTGGCGCGGCTACATACGCGCGGCGGTGGGCGACGGCCCGCGGTGCCTGTCACTACGGTGCCCGGACCCGCGCTGCTCGGTGGCCGTCGTGCAGGAGCTTGTCGGCGAGGTCGCCGCCGACGAGGAGAAGCAGCGGTACGCGATGTTTGCGGTCCGGTCGTACGTGGAGGAGGGCAAGAACAGGCACATCCGGTGGTGCCCCGGGCCCGGGTGCACCCTCGCCGTCAACTCCCTCATCGGCTTGCAGCTGTACGAGGTGTCCTGCGCGTGCAAGCACGTCTTCTGCTTCCGCTGCGGTGAGGAGGCGCACCGGCCGGCGTCGTGCGAGATGGCGCGAGAGTGGATTGCCAAGAACAGTTCCGACGGAGAGACCATGAACTGGGTGCTGGTCAACACGAAGCACTGCCCCAGGTGCCGGCGGCCGATCGAGAAGAACATGGGCTGCATGCACATGACGTGCAGCGCCCCTTGCGGCCACCAGTTCTGCTGGCTCTGCCTCGGCCCGTGGGACGAGCACCGGAACAACTACAGCTGCAACCGCTACTCGCAGGAGAAGGCGAAGGGCACGCTCATCGAGGCGAACGCCCGGCGGAAGCAGGCCAAGGCGTCGCTCGACAGGTACCTGCACTACTACGAGCGCTGGACGGCGAACGGCGCGTCGCGGAAGAAGGCGCGCGAGGACCTGGACGACCTGGTGGAGGGCAACGGGCTGGATGCATTTGCTGCGACCATGGGCGTGCCGTCGTCGAAGCAGATAGACTTCCTCGGAGACGCGTACGCGCAGATCGTCGAGTCCCGGCGTGTGCTGCGGTGGACGTACGCGTACGTGTACTTCCTGGAGCAGGAGCGCGACAAGGCCAAGCGCGATTTCTTCGAGTACCTACAGAGCGAGGCCGAGGCGTCGCTGGAGCGGCTGCACCACTGCGCCGAGCGGGAGAGGGAGGCGCTTTGCGACGCCGcctccgctgccgctgccgctgcctctGCCGCCAAGTTCGCAGAGTACAGGATCACTCTCGTGAACCTCACGGGGGTGACGCAAAACTACTTTAACCAGCTCGTCAAGGGGTTTGAGACCGGCATGGCCGAGGTCCTTGTGTAACACATCCGACCGGAGCTGACATAGACGTCGCCTCTCGGACCAGGCGCATTCCGTTCATGCCCTTTTCCTCTTTTGTCTCTTTTTCTCAATGTGTTTCTCTCTTACAGAGCTAAATATATTGTTCTACCATATTAACTCCTCTGTGCAATGTAACGAGGATGCTAGTTCAGGAAACCTAGGAGTGTTTGTCAATGCAAATCGTCTGCTTGTAATCAGATCGTTAACCAATATCAGCTTGCACATAAACCTGTTTCAGCAACACGACACGAACAGTTAAGTTCCTCTGCAGAATGCCTGTACAAAATTACCACTTCTCGAAACCGATTGGATTTTGAACGAAGCATAACGTTTCTAAACCAAATATACCAAGACTAGAGACTAGTCTTAGGTTCGCATAATAGCTGGGAGCTGCTGCGTGCCTATACATGTTGCTATCACAAAAATGCTAGATCTTGTATTGAATTTGAAGCTTCATGCTTATGATTTATTAACTTTTCTCGCAGTAGCTTTTCAGCAGAACGAACCTTTTTTTTGCGCAAGAAAAGCAACGAGTCTTCTTATACCCCAGTAAGTgtgtgatatttctttttttttttttttgagaaaattagAGCAAGTATCCAAGTAGGTGTGCAAACACATCAGATATTTCCCGACCGACCCCACGAACGGATTCAGAAAGTATTTCGGAGTGAAAAATCTTATGTCTAGAATTTTTGAGTCAAAGATGGATAATTATATTGGATATCGGATTCGAATGTAGAGAGATATGTATCCGTCAGATACTAGATATCAGAGaataaaatcatatatattcAAACACTATTCGAACGTGTCTTCCGAAGCTCGTAACTTTTTCATACCAAGTCAGATATAGACGAttcttatataaaaattgtagctcttgatgagatctataactttggaGTTTagactttttcatttgaagtggTTGATATATCCCAATAATTAAAAGAAGCTTCAATCAGTATATTGGACACTAGTAACTTCTCCAGCTTCACTCGAACGTGACCCAATATTGCTAGTTTACATCGTTAATGTAGTTGAGTTTTATACATGTAGAATGATCAAACGATCATAACATGTGTGATATATATTGTTATTGCTTTTACTCAATATCCGAAGAAGTATTTATATCCGACATTGTCGGCATCCGACTTGATGCCTATTTGATTCATATTAATCTATATTTGTGACCAAGACTGTCCACATCTATATCTGTATCCGGTGCTAACCATATCTAACtctgaaaaatatatatgatatgatATAGGATCAATGATATTTATTCATATCTGATCCGATTGCATCCCTATATCCAAGTTATTAGAGCAAGTATCCAAGTAGGTGTGCAAACACATAAGATATTTCCTGACCGAACGCTCGAACGGATTCGGAAAGCATTTCGGAGTGAAAAATCGGatatctagaattttttttcacatatcAGAGTCAAAGATGGATAATTGTATCGAATATCGGATTCGAATGTAGGGATATAAGTATCCGTCGGATATCAGATATCAGATAATAAAATCGTATATATTCAAACACTATCCGAACATGTCTTTCGGAGCCTGTAACTTTTTCATACCGAGTTAGATATAGACGATTcgtatatgaaaattgtagctcttgatgagatctataactttggaGTTGagactttttcatttgaagtggTCAATGTATCCAAATAATTAAAAGAAGCTTCAATCAGTATATTGGGTACTAGTAACTTCTCTGGCTTCACTCGAACGTGACCCAGTATTGCTAGTCTACATATTGAATCGTTAATGTAGTTGAGTTTTATACATGTGGAATGGTCAAACGATCATAACATGTGCCATATATATTGTTATTGCTTTTACTCAATATCCGAAGAAGTATTTGTATCCGACATTATCTACATCCGACTCGTTACATATTTGATtcatattaatatatatttatgaccAAGACTATCCACATCGGTATCTGTATCCGGCGCTATCCATATCCGactctgaaaaaaaaagatatgatatAGGATCCACGATATCTATTCATATCTGATCTGATTGCATCCCTATATCCAAGTTATTCGATGTCAGAAGAAGGAAGGTGAGGCTGAGGCTAGGATGAAAATGGATAGGATAAATCTCATCTCATTTTGAtttgttttctatattttttgattatttttggattttcgAGACTTACGCAGAACTAGGGCGAAAATGAACTCGGCATGAAAGGCAAAGGTAAATCCCCCCAACCTCGGGAAAAACTGGGGCAATTAACTTTTTGCCATCCTTACCAGTGGCATGTTCTTAAATACCATCGTTACCAAAAACTTTGACAAAATACCACTGGGGATCACTGGATTGTTGATTTATTACCATTTTCGATGACGTGACGGCATCTTTAAAGGAATATTCCACTACAAATTGACTCAATTGCCCTTCCTCTTCTTTCTTCCCCATTCTTTCTCACCTGCCGCTGTGACCATCTCCCAAACATGCTCGCTCTTCTCCGACCGAGGGAGGACGCGCGCCGCCCCCCTCGCCCTCACCCTCCCTGGTAGGAGCGCGCTCGCGGCCAAGGAGCTCGTGCTGCTCCACTCCCTCGTCGTTGTGCAGGCGCCATGCAAGCTCCTCGTTTTTTGCCTCTCCCCGCAGCTCCTCGCGCTCACCGGGCTCAACTCCGGCGCAGGCGCCGATGCAGCCACAGCCTTCATCACCGACAGCGCCGAGGACGCCGATGGAGCGAGCCGCATGCTCCTTTCCGGGCACGGCACCGGGCCCGCCCCTATGGTAACAGTCCaccagagggagagaggaggcacGTCAGGAGAAGGGGCTCACCGGCTTAAGAAGTGGTGGGTAGGCTTGGAAGGGTGGAAGGGGGAGAAAGCGGTAGGTATGATGGAGAAAATGGTGTTTACAAACTTCTCCTGTGTATGAAACACGAGCTGGTCATCTGCATTGGAAAAATTTACTCCTAGCCCAACACGGCTAGGCTGTTTACTCTGTTACTCGAACTTTTGAAACCATAACCAAACATCTGTCTTGCAAAGCACGGCTGACTGCCGTCGGCATATTAATGTCATAGAGTTTTGCTGTCTTAGGTTTTCATTGtctttttagaagaaaaaatcatTTTGCTGTTTTAGTTTCCAGTTAACGCGTCTTTCCATCTGATTATAAGGTCATAGAGAGTTTATGTTGACTGTTTCCCCCTAGCTAACGTGTCTTGTTCTTGAAAGTAACACCAAAACAAGGGTACTCAAATCATGTTGTAGAAAACTGTAGTTTCTGGCCAAATCAATGTCAAAACAAATTCTGAGATTTCATTGGCTTTGACTGGTGCCAAACCAGTTGCTGACTAATGATCAGTCAGTTCAGCTGTCCTAGCATCGTTCAGGTAACTGTAATTGTTGGTGTCGGTGACTGGAACATGGTGGAGTGACAGATTACCTTGTTGGGGTTGAACAACTGCTTGCTTGACTTTGTCGCGCAATAGCAAGTTCATCACATCATTTGTGTATAGAAATGATCTAATTAgattataattatgattttaatgattaataataatatagttattgtgactaacatgtttatcaagaatatatattagtaggtcttatgaatGCAATACACGAAAAAGTCATCGAAATCGAGATAAAGtatgattgaattggaaaagtctcagaaaaaataaatacactggaaggtccagtgtTACCGAAGTTAtacacactggaaggtccggtgcttaggAGATTGCACACGCCAGAGTGTTTTCACTCAGTTGAGGAAATAAATGATttcactggatagttcggtaATCTATGTGTTTTACATACCGGATCATTTGTTCTAAAGAAGACTGCAACTGCCGAAGACTGAAGATTAATACatcagaaggtctggtgattagATGACAgtgcacatcggagtattttccaGAGAGTTTGCGAAAAAATAGAAATCAACACACCAGAAGatccgatgatcagaagatctAAACACAGGACAATTGAACAATGTAGAAGATGTCTCAATCAGACTCAAGTCTACACACTGAAAAGTTCAATGATGGAATTAAAGATAACGTTGGAATATCCAGTATTAAAGAAGAAGTTTGAGTTGGCTTCTAATGGCTAGTACCCActgatgtacacaccagatgttccggtgattgtactactgttgtcactgAATTATTCgttgttcacagtaaagttaaTCCGTTGGAGCAacggtgtcggagggtgaactcctaaagcaggggtttggagggaccccctttgagattcggtcggggggatgattctgaatctgtcttGCAGGAGAAATAAATGAACGTAAAtacgatggcaggtggaatgatcggatgcagaatgcagtaaatgcactgggagggatttttagataggttcggaccgcactgagtGTAATACTCTACtcatgtgtatgctataaatgcactgagaatgtctctcaaggatgttgctggttacaagaatgtctgtctatcctagagcttcgggctccttattcttcggttaTCCCAGCCTCTATGCTTGTACTCTTTGTTGTTCCAGAGAGTCTCTCGGTTCGAGTGTCTCAGCTCGGGGATCGGCTCTAGAGTCGATTCGGGCCGTCCGTCCTTTTGtgtccaccggctcctcttaaatactcattgacggtagcgtgcctagagagggagggcacgagtttcaatgcaccataaatggaaagcaaccatcatgggctgctgcgcgaagtgacggggggctgaaaatgcgcccccgtccggtctcggtcgtcatgatgtcgtctgcacgggcgccgcggagagggcccaccgcgCAGTCACTGAacggcccgacgtgcccgcccggtcttgtacgcctggcacagcagggcggcaggtggggcgccttgggcctcacgatgttatcccaagacgCGCCGGAGGACACAGGataggacccgtgcattaaatgtccccatgccctcctgccagaatatggcagggactaacaccgagtgtggcaggagcagttggaagtgataggccacgcaccctcttaaatgcagcatcgggcctttcactggttgacatctcaccgctggacctctgtgggggccaccgatgAAGGACTTCTGAGACCGTCGGGGAActaagtgctcgggggccactattcacgtccccgagcactctctcccgaatatgccctttcttggtcatcggggaaccgagtgctcggtggCTATTGCTCggggccccgagcgctctctcccggaattgactgttcgggtcctcagggaaccgagtgctcgggggccgctgttcatggcaccgagcactctctcccggaactaacttccttgggtcctcgggtgctcgggggctactgtttgCAGCCCTGAGTAcatccttcccggtactcggcatttctggtcgtcgggggacttgagtgcccgggggccactgaacgcgaccccgagcactcccttccggtacttggtattctcggatcatcggggaactcgggtactcgcgaaccactgttcatagccccaagcaccccctcccaggacttagtcttctcgtacctcgcggagacgatccccgcgggagggcgccacgtggcaactcGCTGatctggtctcgggactcggggacccctggttcctgattcaccgacaaacGGCTAATTAgcggatttgaggctataaatgcctatccactcagtcatttgaaggtgctggagtccagagaaacacatatacatataagaAGGCATCTAAgctatcaaagtgcttaaagtgatcattcaagacgATCAAGTATAAAATTATAGAGTGATTAGTGATTATAGGCATatagagaagtgttgctagttgctgcaacctagagagtggatcacgGAGTGATCCAAgcgtgtaccaagaggtacctcggtgccttggagtcttggtgactcgtcggtaacttgTTAACCTTCCGAattggtgtggagcgacagcaacaagattgtgcggggatgcgAAGGcacttgtctttgtgactaaagttCTAAAGTGAAGACGACAAACAAATaatcggaagagaggttagtggtgagacctcactttggtggcttagtaGCTTATTATGCTTGAGgctttgtcttggtgacttgatatCTCAAGAATTATGATtgaaagagacttggcgaccgggagcatattctttctggagctccaacgtgaattaAAGCGGCTTATGTGCCAccgatactacgggataaaaatctcttataccaAGTTTGTTtctttaccttatttatattttcgtatttacatacttgcaatttatcatgttagagtaggttgcaatatCTTGAACGGTatagtagacatactagataaactcaaagtatatttagatagaaattaaggtaaatttatcttgtgaagtttttagaactATTAATTTATAAGTATCATAATTTATCTTGCTTTTAAGAtgtcaccattcctcacaatTTCCCTATACTGGATGCTAACCTAACATACATTGCAGGGGTCTTTGCATAACTCGAAGACGGAAAGCTAGGTGAAGAGCCTACAGATGGAAGGGAGGTACTTGGGAGATGATTGGTGACATATCCCGCCCTCATAAATCCATCTTGTGAAAGTTAAAAGATCACAGAACCAGAAGTTGTGTCCCAACTGGGATCTGTTTGGTGGGAATATAGACGAGGATAAAAGAGTAGGGTTTTCAGATTGATATGAAGCAAATAGCTGGGTTGTTTATACATAGGACTGCAGCAAGCAAATAGGATTGATGTGATTTCTGAGAGCAATCCTATATAATACGGCCATGCGCTTACCACTGATCACCTTATTGCAGGAACTTGTTAGTTTTATGCGCCTGTTTAGTTGTGAATTCATTCATGCATTCTCTATTGTGTGTACTTGCTTGTGTATGATTTCTCGGCTCCGATATTGTTCGATTAAACCCACAGTTTCACATCTAAATTCTAGATGTGAAAAGGTCCCCCATACAATCTTGTCCTGAGCGTGGTACATGCTTGCACTCTTGAGCGGCATTCCAAGCAGTAAAAGTATCCATAACCGACACACTGCCTCGTGCCTTCAGTCGACAGAATGCGTTTTAACCCTGCTCACTCTGTGATTTTAGTCGCGTCGGTGGCGTGAAGTCATGCATGCAGTATCTTTCTTACCGCGCGATGATGGGCCATATATGGCACACGCATGCATGCCGTGCTGTGCTGTTTGGCAGATCGATCTGCTGGGATAAGACCTGCAGCTAGCTTGTCAGTGCATACGTCCTACAGCCCCACATCTGAATGATTATCTATCTCAGAGGTCCACCGATGGATGGATATGCCGCCTGCTGGtgaataatatgcatatgcacATGCACATATCCGACTGTTCATCAGCTATTCAGCTTTGGTCGGAGGGAGTGCTTTTTGCTGGGCAATATGGTTGTGTCGTAATGATATGATTTTTAATAAAGCAAAAGCTTAAAATTCTATATAGGTTCTTTTCAGAACACACATTGGATTCGCTTCTGGTCCTTGTTTCGGAAGGTGGAGGAGCGGCCTCATATAAAGGAGGCTTGTCAATGTTTAGAAACCACATCAATGTAAGTCTAcgtcaggcatgagtggtcgttTAGATATCGACTTTGTGCTAAATATGGTTTTTTATGTCTTACGGGTTACTCATATTGTGGCGTATGTTACTTTTATTGTTCCACTCGGTATGTCGGGTTTTACattgaactttgtaatattgattGATTGCGTGCATAGTAATATGCAGAGATCGGAATAAGAAATATTGCTTTATCAAAAAAATCAGCTATTCAGCTTGTTCCCTATAGGTAGTCTCTCGTCTCGATCTTTACTTAGTAACTTGTCTGTCGAGTTGATCTCCATCCCTGTACGTCTCACTACCAGTCCTCGTCGTTTTCTGCATGCTCTCTCGCTCGACTAGCTAGCTCCACACGGCACGGTACTCGTCGTTTTCTTGAGTACGTAGCAACGACGTGCGTCTCTCTAGCTACTAGCTATTATGTACGTACAATTGTACACATATAGATAGCATTAGGACACTTAACTTCTCTTTATATAGCCAGCCCAGCCCTTCAGACCACTGCGTTCGTGGTCTTGGCCAAGTCCgaaactctctctctcacacgcGCACACTTCTCAGTCACACAAACAACAAAAAAGTTCCATTTCTTGTTGCAGCCATGGAGAACGAGCCGGGGTTGCACGCCCCAGCTGGTGTCAGCCTCGACTTGCGCCTCGAGCTCTCTCCCCGCCGGCAgcctgccgccgccgtcgacctCCGGGGGCAGGCCTTCGCCTGCAACTACTGCCACCGCAAGTTCTACAGCTCCCAGGCGCTGGGCGGCCACCAGAACGCGCACAAGCTCGAGCGCACCCTCGCCAAGCGCAGCCGGGACATCGTCGCCGCCCCGCCGTCCCGGCCGCTCCTCCATGCTGTGCCGGACGGCGCCGGGGGTTTCTGGACGTACGGCGCCGCACCAGGGCCCGGGAAGGACGCCGCGGCGCATGCGGCGCTACCGGTCGTCGTGGGCTGGGCTGGCACGGCAGCTGATGGCGGTTGCGGCCGCCACGGCCACGTGCACGGCCGGAACGGGGAGGAGATCGATTTGTCGCTCAAGCTCTGAGATGCTTATTTGATTACTTCTTGCATCTGGcgtctatatatatattaagagAATCTCTGTCCGGTGCAAGTCTCTTTGATCAGATGCTTTAAGCTTTAGCTAGTAGCTGGTAATTGGTATATGTAGCTCATGCAATAATTAATCCTAGAtcgatgtatatatatagctagGCCTCCCCATGCACGGTCTCATTTATCTCTCTCCATATACATCGTGGACATCATGCAATATATTTAGCATGCCCAAAATTGTGTGCATGTGTTGATGAGCTGCTATATATACAGTTATCCCGGGacaaaaaaactgaaaaaagtATTGAGTTAATTATTGAGTCACGAAATGTATCTCGTAATTTCTTGACGCCATTTATTTCGTGAAAGCTGCTCTATTTTCAACTTCATTTTTCTTAGGCCTTGTAAAAAACTAACCACCAGAGTTTATCTGATCAATATTTCAATACCACCGATCCGTTTCCGATTCCGatgcatgttcatctaaaaTGAACCAGCAAACAAATAAGCTTAACCGGCTGTGCTGTTGCTGTTGAGTAGTGCTGTGTTCTTCTTCCCTTTGCTTGGGGTCTTTGGTGAAGTTGTGGCTAGCTAGGTTTCTTCTTGGGAGTTGCTTTGCTAGACTGCAAGAGTCTTTGCTCCCCAACTCTTAATGGCAAAAGCACACGACGACGTAGAAGAGATCTCTGCATTGCACGATTTGTCTACACATCGTTCGATCGATTAGATGTTTACTAAACACAAGTAGCCATATGGATATACGCGCAATAAACTTAGATGCGCAACGCTTGCTCTTTCTACACAAAAGAGCCATGCATATTGGAACACCTGGCACTTTGGGGGGACATTAACAGTAGAAATTTGACGTCTACAGCCAAGGTTAACATGTGGCTGGTCGTGGAGCAAGATAGCTACTAGCAAGACTTTTATGTTCTTTTCTGAAAGTTGATTTGCCATGGAAGTGATGATAAGTACAGACTAGTATAATTGTGATGACGACCAGTAGTAAACTATCGATTGATTTGCTCTATCTCTTTTGAGTGGTTAGAAAGAAAGTACTTTCACTTAAATATCTGATTGTAGCACCAATTAGGAAACTAGATGATCTGCGTATTGTACTaggatttttcaaaaaaaaaaagttaataaTTTTTGTTGTGGTGGGTAGTTTTGCACTATATTAATAAACGATAATTAGTGGCCGACACTTTTGCAGTTTCAGTAGAGATCAATCAAAGGCTCCGTTGCAGACTTGCAGTCACAATCTCTCTCGATAATAATGTG
It encodes:
- the LOC133902280 gene encoding probable E3 ubiquitin-protein ligase ARI7, with the protein product MTCSAPCGHQFCWLCLGPWDEHRNNYSCNRYSQEKAKGTLIEANARRKQAKASLDRYLHYYERWTANGASRKKAREDLDDLVEGNGLDAFAATMGVPSSKQIDFLGDAYAQIVESRRVLRWTYAYVYFLEQERDKAKRDFFEYLQSEAEASLERLHHCAEREREALCDAASAAAAAASAAKFAEYRITLVNLTGVTQNYFNQLVKGFETGMAEVLV
- the LOC133901859 gene encoding zinc finger protein 4-like — protein: MENEPGLHAPAGVSLDLRLELSPRRQPAAAVDLRGQAFACNYCHRKFYSSQALGGHQNAHKLERTLAKRSRDIVAAPPSRPLLHAVPDGAGGFWTYGAAPGPGKDAAAHAALPVVVGWAGTAADGGCGRHGHVHGRNGEEIDLSLKL